In Chiroxiphia lanceolata isolate bChiLan1 chromosome 2, bChiLan1.pri, whole genome shotgun sequence, a single genomic region encodes these proteins:
- the CHD4 gene encoding chromodomain-helicase-DNA-binding protein 4 isoform X3 gives MASGIGSPSPCSGGSDDDEMEILLNNAIPQHPEPEEEAEEELLSEADTPKIKKKKKPKKLKEPKVPKLSKRQKKELGDSSGEGNEFVEEEEEVLRSDSEGSDYTPGKKKKKKLGPKKEKKNKAKRKEEEEEEEEDDDSKEPKSSAQLLEDWGMEDIDHIFTEEDYRTLTNYKAFSQFVRPLIAAKNPKIAVSKMMMVLGAKWREFSTNNPFKGSSGASVAAAAAAAVAVVESMVTNVDAVLPQPPVDVPLRKAKTKEGKGPNARRKPKASPRIPDIKKPKTKKVAPLKIKLGGFGSKRKRSSSEDDDLDIESDFDDASINSYSVSDGSTSRSSRSRKKLKAGKKKKKGEEDSTVAVDGYETDHQDYCEVCQQGGEIILCDTCPRAYHMVCLDPDMEKAPEGKWSCPHCEKEGIQWEAKEDNSEGEEILEDVVGDAEEEDDHHMEFCRVCKDGGELLCCDACPSSYHIHCLNPPLPEIPNGEWLCPRCTCPALKGKVQKILIWKWGQPPVGPAPPRPPDADPNAPPPKPLEGRPERQFFVKWQGMSYWHCSWVSELQLELHCQVMFRNYQRKNDMDEPPSGDFGGEEEKSRKRKNKDPKYAEMEERFYRYGIKPEWMMIHRILNHSVDKKGNVHYLIKWRDLPYDQASWESEDVDIQDYDLYKQGYWNHRELMRGEEGRPGKKLKKVKMRKLERPPETPTVDPTVKYDRQPEYLDVTGGTLHPYQLEGLNWLRFSWAQGTDTILADEMGLGKTVQTAVFLYSLYKEGHSKGPFLVSAPLSTIINWEREFEMWAPDMYVVTYVGDKDSRAIIRENEFTFEDNAIRGGKKASRMKKEAAVKFHVLLTSYELITIDMAILGSIDWACLIVDEAHRLKNNQSKFFRVLNGYSLQHKLLLTGTPLQNNLEELFHLLNFLTPERFHNLEGFLEEFADIAKEDQIKKLHDMLGPHMLRRLKADVFKNMPSKTELIVRVELSPMQKKYYKYILTRNFEALNARGGGNQVSLLNVVMDLKKCCNHPYLFPVAAMEAPKMPNGMYDGSALIRASGKLLLLQKMLKNLKEGGHRVLIFSQMTKMLDLLEDFLEHEGYKYERIDGGITGNMRQEAIDRFNAPGAQQFCFLLSTRAGGLGINLATADTVIIYDSDWNPHNDIQAFSRAHRIGQNKKVMIYRFVTRASVEERITQVAKKKMMLTHLVVRPGLGSKTGSMSKQELDDILKFGTEELFKDEATEGGDNKEGEDSSVIHYDDKAIERLLDRNQDETEDTELQGMNEYLSSFKVAQYVVREEEMGEEEEVEREIIKQEESVDPDYWEKLLRHHYEQQQEDLARNLGKGKRIRKQVNYNDGSQEDRDWQDDQSDNQSDYSVASEEGDEDFDERSEAARRPSRKGLRNDKDKPLPPLLARVGGNIEVLGFNARQRKAFLNAIMRYGMPPQDAFTTQWLVRDLRGKSEKEFKAYVSLFMRHLCEPGADGAETFADGVPREGLSRQHVLTRIGVMSLIRKKVQEFEHVNGRWSMPELAEIEENKKLSQPSSPSPKTPTPSTPGDTQPNTPAPVPPPEEGVKVEEGASAKEQGEPSESEKELSASAAETEVPMEGAQPVETPPQEAKSPANPTEADEKKVEEPEVKERPDEPMEVESKADVEKVEDRAPIENPPEPPIITLDEKDEKKDDDKRDVVMLQNGEMLKESVDERHKKAVKQRFMFNIADGGFTELHSLWQNEERAATVTKKTYEIWHRRHDYWLLAGIINHGYARWQDIQNDPRYAILNEPFKGEMNRGNFLEIKNKFLARRFKLLEQALVIEEQLRRAAYLNMSEDPSHPSMALNTRFAEVECLAESHQHLSKESMAGNKPANAVLHKVLKQLEELLSDMKADVTRLPATIARIPPVAVRLQMSERNILSRLANRSSEPPPPPPPQQVAQQQ, from the exons ATGGCATCGGGCATTGGATCTCCGTCACCGTGCTCAGGGGGCAGCGATGATGACGAGATGGAGATCCTGTTGAACAACGCTATCCCCCAGCATCCAG AACCTgaagaagaggcagaagaagaGCTTCTGTCAGAGGCTGACACCCCCAAAatcaagaagaagaagaagcccAAGAAGCTAAAGGAACCCAAAGTGCCCAAGCTCAGCAAGCGTCAGAAGAAGGAG ctaGGGGACAGCTCTGGTGAGGGGAATGAGTTTgtagaggaagaagaggaggttcTGCGTTCTGACAGTGAGGGCAGTGATTATACccctgggaaaaagaaaaagaagaaattaggacctaagaaggaaaagaaaaacaaagccaagcgcaaggaggaggaggaagaagaggaagaagatgatGACTCAAAG GAGCCAAAGTCATCTGCTCAGCTCCTGGAAGATTGGGGCATGGAGGATATTGATCACATCTTCACAGAGGAGGATTACCGCACACTCACCAACTACAAAGCTTTCAGCCAGTTTGTCAG GCCACTTATCGCAGCCAAGAACCCCAAAATAGCAGTGTCGAAGATGATGATGGTACTGGGAGCCAAATGGAGGGAATTTAGCACAAACAACCCCTTCAAGGGAAGTTCAGGTGCatctgtggcagctgctgcagctgcgGCTGTTGCAGTAGTGGAGAGTATGGTGACAAACGTGGATGCTGTCCTGCCGCAGCCCCCCGTAGATGTGCCACTCAGGAAAGCCAAGACAAAGGAAGGCAAAG GACCCAATGCCCGGCGGAAGCCTAAGGCAAGTCCTCGTATTCCTGAtatcaaaaaacccaaaacaaagaaGGTGGCACCTCTGAAAATCAAACTGGGAGGATTTGGTTCCAAGCGTAAAAGATCATCA AGTGAAGATGATGATCTGGATATAGAGTCAGATTTCGATGATGCCAGTATCAACAGCTACTCTGTTTCAGATGGATCTACAAGCCGTAGTAGCCGCAGTCGCAAAAAACTCaaagctgggaaaaagaaaaagaaag GTGAGGAGGACTCCACAGTGGCTGTGGATGGCTATGAGACTGATCACCAGGACTACTGTGAGGTgtgccagcagggaggagaaatTATACTGTGTGATACCTGCCCGCGTGCCTACCACATGGTTTGCCTGGACCCAGATATGGAGAAAGCTCCAGAGGGCAAATGGAGCTGCCCACACTGT GAAAAAGAGGGCATTCAATGGGAAGCAAAGGAGGATAACTCCGAAGGTGAGGAAATCCTGGAGGATGTAGTGGGGGAtgctgaggaagaggatgaCCACCATATGGAGTTCTGTAGAGTCTGCAAGGATGgaggagagctgctgtgctgtgatgCCTGTCCTTCATCCTATCACATCCACTGTCTGAATCCCCCATTGCCTGAGATTCCCAATGGAGAGTGGCTGTGTCCTCGCTGCACT tgcccagctctgAAAGGAAAGGTGCAGAAGATCTTGATCTGGAAGTGGGGTCAGCCCCCAGTTGGCCCCGCACCACCACGTCCACCTGATGCGGACCCCAACGCTCCACCCCCTAAACCTCTGGAGGGTCGGCCTGAAAGGCAGTTCTTTGTCAAATGGCAGGGCATGTCCTACTGGCACTGCTCTTGGGTGTCAGAGCTGCAG ctggagctgcactgCCAGGTCATGTTTCGTAACTACCAACGCAAAAATGATATGGATGAGCCACCCTCAGGGGACtttggaggggaagaagaaaagagccgaaagagaaaaaacaaggacCCCAAGTATGCTGAGATGGAGGAGCGATTCTATCGATACGGGATCAAGCCAGAGTGGATGATGATCCACAGGATCCTTAATCATAG TGTGGATAAGAAGGGAAATGTCCACTATTTGATTAAATGGAGAGACCTACCCTATGACCAGGCTTCCTGGGAAAGTGAAGATGTGGATATTCAAGATTATGACCTCTACAAGCAAGGCTACTGGAATCACAG GGAGCTGATGCGAGGTGAAGAGGGCAGGCCTGGTAAGAAGTTAAAGAAAGTGAAGATGCGGAAACTGGAAAGGCCCCCTGAGACTCCCACAGTAGAT CCAACAGTGAAATATGACCGGCAACCGGAGTACCTCGATGTAACGGGCGGGACCTTGCACCCCTACCAACTGGAAGGACTGAACTGGCTGCGCTTCTCTTGGGCCCAGGGTACAGATACAATCTTGGCTGATGAAATGGGTCTGGGAAAGACTGTGCAGACAGCAGTGTTCTTGTATTCCTTATACAAAGAG GGCCACTCCAAGGGTCCCTTCTTGGTGAGTGCTCCCCTGTCCACAATCATCAACTGGGAACGAGAATTCGAGATGTGGGCCCCAGATATGTATGTAGTGACCTATGTTGGGGACAAAGACAGCCGGGCCATCATCCGTGAGAATGAGTTTACTTTTGAGGATAATGCCATACGTGGAGGCAAAAAAGCATCCAGAATGAAG aaggaGGCTGCTGTGAAGTTCCATGTGCTTCTCACTTCCTATGAACTGATCACTATTGATATGGCCATACTAGGCTCTATTGACTGGGCCTGTCTCATTGTGGATGAAGCTCACAGGCTGAAGAACAATCAGTCTAAG TTCTTCCGTGTGCTGAATGGTTACTCCCTCCAGCACAAGCTGCTGCTTACAGGAACTCCCCTGCAGAACAACCTGGAAGAGCTGTTCCACCTGCTGAACTTCCTGACACCTGAGAGATTCCA TAACTTGGAGGGCTTCCTAGAAGAGTTTGCAGATATTGCCAAGGAAGATCAGATCAAGAAGCTGCATGACATGCTGGGCCCGCATATGCTGAGGCGTCTCAAAGCTGATGTTTTCAAGAATATGCCATCTAAGACTGAACTCATTGTCAGAGTGGAGCTGAGCCCTATGCAGAA gaaatattataaatacattttgacAAGAAACTTTGAAGCACTGAATGCACGAGGTGGTGGTAACCAAGTCTCGTTGCTCAATGTTGTTATGGATCTGAAGAAGTGCTGTAACCACCCCTACCTCTTTCCTGTGGCTGCTATG gaaGCTCCAAAAATGCCAAATGGCATGTATGATGGCAGTGCACTTATTCGAGCCTCTGGAAAGCTGTTGCTGCTCCAGAAGATGTTAAAGAACCTGAAGGAAGGGGGTCACAGGGTGCTCATATTCTCTCAG ATGACTAAAATGTTGGACCTTCTAGAAGATTTTCTGGAACATGAAGGGTACAAATATGAACGGATTGATGGAGGAATCACAGGGAACATGCGTCAGGAGGCTATTGATCGCTTCAATG ctcctggagctcagcagttctgctttctgctttcaACTCGAGCTGGGGGTCTTGGTATTAACTTGGCCACAGCAGACACTGTGATTATCTACGATTCAGACTGGAACCCCCACAATGATATCCAG GCCTTCAGTCGTGCACACAGAATTGGACAGAACAAGAAAGTGATGATATACCGCTTTGTGACAAGGGCCTCAGTGGAGGAGCGTATCactcaggtggccaagaagaaAATGATGCTAACTCATCTGGTAGTGAGACCAGGGTTGGGCTCCAAGACAGGCTCCATGTCCAAACAGGAACTTGATGACATTCTCAAATTTGGCACTGAAGAGCTCTTCAAGGATGAGGCTACTGAGGGGG GGGATAACAAAGAAGGTGAGGACAGCAGTGTCATCCACTATGATGACAAAGCAATTGAGCGTCTGTTGGATCGGAACCAGGATGAAACAGAAGATACAGAACTTCAGGGCATGAATGAGTATCTCAGCTCCTTCAAGGTGGCCCAGTATGTGGTTCGTGAGGAGGAGATGGGG gaggaagaggaggttgAACGGGAGATCATTAAGCAGGAGGAGTCAGTGGATCCTGATTACTGGGAGAAACTGCTGCGTCACCACTATGAACAACAGCAGGAGGATCTGGCCAGGAATCTGGGCAAGGGCAAACGTATCCGCAAGCAAGTTAACTACAATGATGGCTCTCAGGAGGATAGAG actgGCAGGATGACCAGTCAGATAATCAGTCAGATTATTCAGTTGCTTCTGAGGAAGGAGATGAGGACTTCGATGAGAGGTCTGAAG CAGCTCGTCGGCCTAGCCGCAAGGGCCTGAGAAATGATAAGGATAAGCCTCTGCCTCCCTTACTTGCCCGTGTGGGGGGGAACATCGAG GTTTTGGGTTTCAATGCTCGCCAGCGGAAAGCCTTCCTCAATGCCATCATGCGCTATGGAATGCCACCTCAGGATGCCTTCACCACTCAATGGCTTGTTCGGGACCTCCGTGGCAAGTCAGAGAAAGAGTTTAA GGCCTATGTTTCGCTGTTCATGCGCCATTTGTGTGAACCTGGAGCTGATGGTGCAGAGACCTTTGCAGATGGGGTCCCACGGGAAGGTCTTTCTCGACAGCACGTCCTTACTCGCATTGGGGTCATGTCACTTATACGCAAAAAG GTGCAGGAATTTGAGCATGTAAACGGCCGCTGGAGTATGCCAGAACTGGCAGAGATAGAGGAGAACAAGAAGCTTTCACAGCCAAGCTCGCCCTCTCCAAAAACTCCGACTCCTTCAACACCAGGGGATACACAACCGAATACACCTGCCCCTGTTCCTCCACCTG AAGAAGGAGTAAAAGTAGAAGAAGGAGCCAGTGCTAAGGAGCAAGGAGAGCCATCTGAATCAGAGAAAGAGCTGAGTGCCTCTGCTGCTGAAACAGAGGTCCCAATGGAG GGTGCTCAGCCTGTGGAGACACCACCACAGGAAGCAAAATCCCCAGCAAACCCCAcagaagcagatgaaaaaaaagtagaggaGCCGGAAGTAAAGGAAAGACCAGATGAACCAATGGAAGTAGAGAGCAAAG ctgatgTGGAGAAAGTGGAGGACAGAGCACCTATTGAGAATCCTCCTGAACCTCCTATAATCACTCTGGATGAGAAAG atgagaaaaaggaTGATGATAAGAGAGACGTGGTGATGCTGCAGAATGGAGAGATGCTGAAAGAGTCAGTAGATGAAAGGCACAAGAAGGCAGTAAAGCAGCGCTTCATGTTCAACATAGCAGATGGTGGTTTCACTG AACTACACTCCCTCTGGCAGAATGAAGAGCGGGCTGCAACTGTCACAAAGAAGACCTATGAGATCTGGCATCGGCGTCATGACTACTGGCTCCTTGCTGGGATTATCAA TCATGGCTATGCCCGTTGGCAGGATATTCAGAATGATCCACGTTACGCCATCCTCAATGAACCCTTCAAGGGTGAGATGAACAGGGGTAACTTCCTGGAAATAAAGAATAAGTTCTTGGCAAGGAGATTTAAG ctcctggagcaggcaCTGGTGATCGAGGAGCAGCTGCGGCGAGCTGCCTATCTGAACATGTCTGAAGACCCATCTCACCCTTCTATGGCTCTGAACACACGTTTTGCAGAGGTGGAATGCCTGGCTGAGAGCCACCAGCATCTATCCAAGGAGTCAATGGCCGGGAATAAACCGGCCAATGCTGTGCTGCACAAAG TTctgaagcagctggaggagctttTGAGTGACATGAAGGCCGATGTGACTCGTCTGCCTGCCACCATTGCCCGTATCCCGCCCGTGGCAGTGCGCCTCCAGATGTCCGAGCGCAACATCCTCAGCCGCCTGGCCAACCGCAGCAGTGAGCCCCCGCCTCCACCCCCGCCCCAACAA GTGGCCCAGCAGCAGTGA